The Anomalospiza imberbis isolate Cuckoo-Finch-1a 21T00152 chromosome 27, ASM3175350v1, whole genome shotgun sequence genome segment CTCCTTTTGATCTAGAGGCAAGAGACATTGCATTTCTTAAATCTGCTTTCACAACAGCCATGTTTCaattaaatgttaatttttctccttcaggTAGATCCAACATACACAGGGAGAGTTGGGGCAAGTGAAGCTGCTCTGTTTCTTAAAAAATCTGGTCTCTCTGATATCATCCTTGGAAAAGTAAGTTGAAGGAATTGGATAATGCAGTACTTGTCTGTACACTTCTTCTAAgcgaaaaaaaaatttaaaaagaaaatttggttTTTGTGTAACATTTTTGTTGTTAACTCAACAATTCAGTAACATTGTGTGTCATTACTTGAAAGCTGAATGAGCACTTTAAGAAGACATACAGTAGGAACTGTTGAGTCAAGTTTTCTTTGAAATTCAcagcagcttttattttgtaTCTCCACAGATATGGGATTTGGCTGACCCAGAGGGTAAAGGATACTTAGATAAACAGGTAAATGAAATGTTCATGTAAACTTCCTGTATTACCTTTCCCAGATTAGCCTTGTTTCAATCAAGCCCCAGCACCACTAGTAGTTATTTTGTCAGGGTTGAGTTTTTGTTTACAAGgtgaattttttccccagcactgctcataTCCGAGTGTATTACTCAGTGAGGCTGCAGGAGAAGTTTGGTTCTAATTTTCTGtatctcttttgttttgtaaatAATCAGCGTGTGTACTGTGTAGGTACACAGTCATTGAGTCACAAATGAAAACTGTAATTTGATTTTAGACGATTTTTGTGCATGAAAAAATCTAGCATTTTTACTAAAAATGTCTCGGAATACCAAATAGCAAGTTACTTGTAGATACAAATGAACTCTTTCAAAACATTACTAACTTTGAAGAAAAATTGTTGTATTTTAATTAGGAGAGAGTTCTTCATAAAAACTAACTTCCACTTTTCCCCTCTTGGTTTCCTGTTACTGTAAAATTTTTCCTGACTCATCCTTAAAAGCAAAGGGGTAGTTGCCATTATGGGGCTGTACATGTGAGAGTTCTTTTTTACTGAGTTGCACATATACAGTGTTAGTAAAAATGGTAAGTGGGTTATTTTTTTGTGATTGAAACTGTTTTTTAATAGACAGCACAATTGTTTGTAGGGTTTCTACGTTGCGTTGCGCCTTGTAGCGTGTGCACAGAACGGCCACGATGTAAACCTGAGCAGTCTGAATTTGACTGTGCCACCTCCTAAATTTGTAAGTAGTATCCACTTAAATGCAGGTATGTGTTGTATGAGAATTAAGGCTTCAGTTGGAACATTGGAATAATCTTCTGTTTCATAAATGTCATGGTTCTGGGGCTTCAGGCTGCTGTCAAACAGTTCCTTAGGacacagcagccagggctgccgcAGTCTTGTCACGCTGAGTGACAAGAAACCAGCCCCTTCCTGGACTTTGCAAAACCAAAGTGAGTTTAAGTCTGGTCAGCTTGGTCAGGAAGGGACCATTTTTGTCTCTGCCAGTGTTGACAGTCTTGGGTTGGTCCTTCATAAGCAGATGTCACCAAATTACAGAATCCTCTTGGATGATGGTGATGTTATCACATGTGGTGACAGGTAGATAGGGAGCTGTGCTATTTTTATCCCGTGAACCCATTTTGTCTGGTCTGCTTCATCACAGAGATGCAGTCATTTAGGTAAATCGGTCAGAAAGACTGAATCTTTCAGTCTTGTCACGCTGAGTGACAAGAAACCAGTCCCTTCCTGGACTTTGCAAAACCAAAGTGAGTTTAAGTCTGGTCAGCTTGGTCAGGAAGGGACCATTTTTGTCTCTGCCAGTGTTGACATTCTTGGGTAGGTCCTTCATGAGCAGATGTCACCAAATTACAGAATCCTCTTGGATGATGGTGATGTCATCACATGTGGTGACGGGTAGATAGGGAGCTGTGCTATTTTTATCCCTTGAACCCATTTTGTCTGGTCTGCTTCATCACAGAGATGCAGTCATTTAGGTAAATCGGTCAGAAAGACTGAATCTTTCAGTCTTGTCATGCTGAGTGACAAGAAACCAGCCCCTTCCTGGACTGCAAAACCAAAGTGAGTTTAAGTCTGGTCAGCTTGGTCAGAAAGCTGATGTTGCTGAACTCTGAATTCATctaaaaaatggaaacaaaaaagattattttgggGCTGGGTCAACAGGAATGAGTAGTAAAAGGCATGACTGCAGCTTTGCCCTGCACTAGGTGCTGCAGAACCTCTTTGTCTTGTGTTGGTTCTGTGTTTGGATACTGAGTGCATCTACTGGATGTCCTTACCCAAGTACTGTAATGCTATAAAATGAGTGTGACTTCTGTTTAGGTACATATGCAGCCTATTTTCCTCAGTGTAGTTAAGCTTCAAGTCTATAACCATCTCAAACTTAGTGCAGTTAGTAAGTACTAGAGACAGAAGTGTgtatatttatctatttatatatatataaataaaaatttttctcatttttagcATGACACTAGCAGTCCTTTGCTGATCACACCACCCTCAACAGAGACTCACTGGGCTGTTAGGGTAAGTGTAAAAGAGAACACATTCCATCCATTTCTTagaaagaaatacttttcttgTGTGTAATTTTCCCAGTGAGAGAATTTTGTATCAAATGTATTTCCCATTTCAGTAATCCTCCCTTTCTGTGCAAACCTGTGCACAACAGAGGACACCAAGGTGTAGTTTTAGATATGCAATAAGTATTAAACAGCCCCTTGGCAACCACTGGTGGgatgtttttaagaaaattaattttaatcttCTGCCTGGATTTCTTCCAGAATCCTACAATTAGGCACTTTGTTTGTATAAAGGAACCCCACTGGGAACAGCAAAGTATTTCACCACATCCAGTCTGAATTATTAGTTTAAAGCTTGAATTCCTAGTTTCTAATTAGTATTCAACGATACAAGCAATATatataatttggaaaaaataacCTTTGATGCATATGTGGAGATATTTATACTTAGGTAATTTTCAACTCCAAATATTTCCAAAAGtacaaatttaataaaaaaacttGTAGTTACATGTACTTTAAAGTGGGAAGAATAAGTTTTAGTTCTATAGCGTTTATCAAAGTTACTTTAAAACAGAAGTACGCCTTGTCTGCTGCCTGGTAAAATTTCCCAGCTGTCATAACCTTTAGATTTAGGAGCTTAATTTCAAAGCATTCTGTATGGGCTTACACTTAAATACAGTACAGTGGCACTTGCAAGAAAGCTTGGAAATTTAGGATGGATACATTACTGACCAGTCTTAATTTCTTGCAAGATCTCATTTTCATTACTCACACAGACACACTTTTTTACTTATTCAGACTATTTCTTACCAACTAGgtggaagaaaaagcaaagtttgATGGTATTTTTGAAAGCCTTTTGCCAGTAAATGGTTTACTTTCAGGAGACAAAGTAAAACCAGTACTGATGAATTCAAAGCTACCTCTTGACATCCTCGGAAGGGTAAGTAAGTTGTTTAGATTTAGCTACTCTCTATATAACTTCTTGTAGTTGCAatgttaaaaatgtaatttatcaACAGAGATTGGGATTGGCTGAGATTTTGCATCATGTGCATGCTATAAAGCAGGAACATTAAGACTCTGAAGTCTTCCACTTAGAGTAAGAGTAGTAATTTCAGCCCTAGCGTAGATTGGCTTCATTGTCTCTCTattcacttaagagctggaAATTTGATTTTGGTTgcttaaaaacaagaaaaagcttttctgaaCCATAATAGCTGTTAGAACATTAGATTCTGCTGTTTTGTCATTTTTACAAATATGAGTTATTAGACGTACCATTAAATCCAGCCTTTGTACAGGAGAATACCTTAAAACATCCTCCTTTATTCATAGTGCAAATTCTCAAGTTGGTTTTTCTTTCATCTGTACTTATAAATACTTCCAAGGTCTGAGTTTTGTATATTTGTATTGTATATTTGCAAGGGAAGCAGACCTTAAAGTATTTTTCTGCCTCCATTAAAAACACACTCTTTAATGCTTTGCATATTGATATTTCTGAGTACATTCTGTGTAAGAGTTCTGTCTGCGTTACATACTTCTATCTCTTCAGGAAGAAGTGCCTCTTGCTCTGTATTATCTACAACATCTAAGTATGATTTGTTTTAATTCTGTACTTGAGTATTGTGAAGTCTTGAAAGGCTTCGGATTTTATCTTGTTATTGTCACAATAGAAATTCAGGAAGCTTTTGCCTCTTCCAGAAAAGTTTGTGAACAAGATAAGGCACTGAGGAAATGGACAAAGGACTAATCAAGGAGTTTAAATTTGTTAAGGGTCCAGTGATAAAGCAGAGTTCTCACAACTGAGCCTCAAGTCTTGGCTTTTTGTGGGCTCTACTGTCTCCAGGTCATACTGATGATTAAACAGTGCTGTGTTGGAGTTCACAAAGTTTTGTATCTCTCTAAATCTTCTGCAAGTTTTATTGACTGTGCCTCACCCAATAATGAACTAAAGTTGATAAATGCTTAAATTCTCTCCAACAGGAAATTCAAGGGGCCAGAGGGAGCTGCACATAGTTTTAGTTTTTAGTAGAAAACCCTAATCATCTAGGAATGGAATAGGAGTTAGAGATGTATTGAATTTTCTGTTGAACTTTCTTGTGAGGAATTTGAATGATTTGCTAGCCCACACCCTCTGGGCAGTTCTGAAAGTCACCTCTGAATGCTTTTACTCAGCTTGATGACTCTGTAATTGCATCACAGAAAGATGAAAAACCTGCCTGTGTTGCAGCCAGAATTTGTTAGAGCCAGTGGTGATTCATGTGGCCAGAAAACTCTAATCCAGCCTGTTTCATCAGAGAATGTTTAGATGGGTAGTATAACTAAAATGATCTTCCCCAAAATCTATGAGGAGTCTTTAGAGGGCATGGTAATACAATGAATACCTAAAGTGTTACTTGgtctgcaaataattttttaatcttaattGCTGTAGGTCTGGGATCTCAGTGATATTGATAAAGATGGTCACCTGGACAAGGATGAATTTGCTGTGGTAGGTTGCTTTAAATTCTCAATTCACTGCCTAGTCTGTCTGTTGAAGCAAATAGCTCATTTCTTTCTCAAGAGCTTTGCAGCTTTCTATGCTACAGTCAACTCTTCTGATCTAAATTGTTCACATGGAGCTATTTAATGACCTTCCTCAAGTTCATCTACTGACTCTTGGCCTGTGTCAAGATTAAACTTGTTGGAATTACATTCAAAATTAATTGTTCTGGTTTGCATTTCTAGTCTTACTGTCTTTGTTTTACTAATATGTAAATGACTGACACAAAAGATCTTGTTGATTTTTCTAATAATTGTAAATGTTATCTGACCTTTTTGCCTTTGCAGGCAATGCATTTGGTTTATAGAGCTCTTGAGAAAGAGTCAGTTCCTTCACAATTGCCCCCTTCTCTCATACCACCTTCTAAAAGAAAGAAGACATCGGTCTTTCCTGGTGCAGTTCCTGTTCTCCCTGCAAGTCCTCCCCCAAAAGACAGCCTCCGttccaccccatcccatggcaGTGCCACCAGTCTGAACAGCATAGGGAACTTGTCTCCCAAGCACAGCATCAAACCAGCACAGGTACATGcctttctttcttatttttgtagatttgtgcatttttaagctgtaggaaaaagaaatacattttttgatTTTCTGCCTTGTGTTTGGGTGATTTGGGTAGGGAGGGTGAAATGAGAATGGTAAGACTTGGAGGAACATTGGGTGAATTTTAATCAGTGATCACGAGGTAGCAAATCTTAGGGGGAATTTTCACTTTATGTAGAAAGTGAAACCATAGAAAGGTTTTGTTTGTGTATCTGCTTTAATACCAAAGAAATCATTCATCTACTTCCAAATCTCCTGCTATTAGCATGAGGACTTTATATGCCTAGTTGGGTCTGTATTTCTGAAGAATTAATGCTTTTCCACTGATGAATAGCTCTTTATCAAtgtttttattcaaataaaacGTGTGAAGTTAAACCATGCAGTGAAAATACTTATTTACTAGTCAGACTGGAGTGTGCAAGATGTTCAGCACATCCAGCTCTGGATAATGTCATATATACTCGGTGTGTTCATAAAGACTCTTTCTGTTCTTTTGAAATACCAACCTTTGTTTTGCAGCCAGCTGTGAATTGGGTGGTACCAGTGTCTGAAAAAGTACGATATGATGAAATATTCTTAAAAACAGACACAGACATGGATGGGTTTGTGAGTGGCCAAGAAGTAAAGGACATTTTTATGCATTCAGGTCTATCTCAGAATCTCCTAGCACATATATGGTAAGAATTTCGTACTAGCAGTATTTTTGTAACTTTCTGATCTGGGAACTCAGATTCAGAACATGATcctaacattaaaaaaaaacgccagaaacaaacaaaaacccccaacttCTTTTACTTGTCCACATACTGCAATATGTATGCTATATGGAaatgaagagagaaataaatactCCCTTTGCTTTTCTGGGAGGAGGGCAATAGGTCAGTCTGTGAATTGTGATTGTCTTTTGAAGTTCTAGTGCTCTAAATATTTTCTCAGACTAACACTACTCTATTCAGTTAAATATGTCTAATAAAATACTGCACTGTTTATGGAAATCTGACTAGAATAAGTAAGCTCTGATGAGGATGAACCAAGAACAAATtacatgtatatatgtatttcaGCCTTTTTAGTAGTGCAGAAATAAGATTTTCTTGTTTGTAAGTATGATCTGTTTTTTATCAGGTCTTTGGCAGACACGAGACAGATGGGAAAGCTCAGCAAAGATCAGTTTGCACTCGCCATGTATTTCATTCAGCAGAAGGTCAGCAAAGGGATTGATCCTCCACAAGTGTTAACTCCAGATATGATCCCTCCCTCAGACAGAAACACACCCATCCAGGTAAGTCAGCAATTTGTTGTAGATAACACTGAACTTATGTGTTTTAAAAGTAATGGGCTTTGAGTATGAAttttatgtgggttttttttttttagtaatatGATAAAgaactgcaaatattttttcttatctccTCTTACAAAATTCTTTTAACATTTGAAAATATAGCTATTTTTTAAACAACTAAGATAGTaagtaaagaaaaatgcagtaaaatatTCCATAAACTAAGGAGTAATAATGCTGGAAGAAATCTAGCATAATAAATAATCCTTTGTCACACACAAGGTTGAGTCAGGGAACTTGTAACAGCAGATATTAAAAGCTGGTTGAGCAGCCTGTCCCTGACTGTGATCAGCACTAATTCCTCCcatggaaacaaacaaacaaaaaaatatggCTAGATGAGGAGTGATGATTTCCTAGTTTCTGGGATTCATCCTTTGTAGCAGTCCACAGTCCTGTATCCATCGCTGCTGTAACCACTTTACTGGAGCATCTGATCCTTTGCTGACCCTgctttgttcctttccttgATAGCATGTCAGTGCCTGTCTGAAACTGAATTGAAGAAATACTTCTGTCATGTCACTACATTCACCTTTTCTATAAATTATactgtgttttcctttgcttttctttgctttccctAACCAGAAACCTTCAGAACTcgaaatatattttaattattgctCTTGCTATGGTCCTCCTAAGGTTTTTCCTATATCCTTTTCCTATAGACTCTATCAGGTTACTTGACCCCTGTAGGAACTGAGATCTCTGCCCTAACAGAAATGCGACGGGTGAGTAATGGCAGTGTCCAAAGGAATGCACATTTCTAATGCATGCTTTTTGTAACTTCAAAAAAGTTTTTGTTTCTACACCTTTGCCTGTCTCTGCTCTTGAGTTCTGTGCCTCTTGCTCTTGGTGTGGTGATAATGTCACAGCAATGTGAAgtgcccagcagtgtctgccaaCCTGGTGATGTTCCTTCCTTCAACAACTGGAGATGTATTGATCTGGCAGGAAGTTCTGGGACAGGCAGCTCAGTGCTGTAGAAATTACTCCTGGACTAGTTCTCAGCAGCTGTGAGCAGTAAATACATCTTGGTGTGAGAGCTTTAAGCTTCCTGCTATTTTCAGTTaattgcaatttattttttccgTGTAGTATGTGTTTAGCTGAGCATAAGATAAAATAAACTGTATGCTCTTGTGAGCTTAGTTAAGGGACTCTTATCCTAACCAGTGCAGCAGctcattttaatttatttcatagTCATGTTGGGTGACACGTGGCTGTGATCCTGTCCAGCATTCAGCAGAGGTCTCCCAGCAAATCTGTATCTGGCCTGACAGTATAAAAGTGATTTTTGATTTGAAGAATTAGTCtgtattgttgttgttatttgtGATTACTTAATGGCATAATACCAAAAAGTGAGGACTATCCCCCAAAAGTGAGGACTTAATTAAATTATTGAAACTGTATATTCACCTATTGTTTCCACAAAAATGTCACATCTCACTCTGCTGGTCTTGGCTTGTTGGTTGggttcttgtttgttttttaatatttaataaagccatgctttctgtgctgttatcacagcagacacaaagtgAGTGAAGCAGGCAAACTCTGCATTCTTCTTTTTGAAATGCTATATAAAAGTTGTAGGTCTCCTGGTTTGCCATACTAGCAGTAAGTTCAGTGCTGCAGTTTTTCCtcagttgtggtttttttttgagctttttttttcaattgctttttttttccaaagagcAATCCTTTTTATAATAACAATATAAAAACAACCAGTTTTGTACCTAATGCTGGCATCTTTTCTTATCTAGAAGGCAGAGGATGCCCTCTGTATCTTCCCTAATCTATGCTTGAATGAATGTAGAAACAACCTAGAGGAAATGGGGTATTATTGCAGAAATTGCCATTGATTTGTGACAGGGCTCTAGAAGACTGGAATTACAATCTGATTTCATTAAGTCCCCTGTAAACTTTACTATTGACTCTAGCAGAACTGAGTTTTatgttttgaattttaattCTAGCACAGTCTGCAATTTCCTAGTTGGCATTGTGCCTGTCCTTTCATTGCTGTGTGTTCAACTGTCCTGTCTGTTAAACAGGCATATTAAAAATTGTCCTGTCTCATGGGTAGAATTGTGTGGCATGTTCCTTGCTTGTTACAGAATAATTTGATGTCTCTTATGGAATTTTGCAAATGCAAATAATGAGGATTTTGTATCCCACCTCTGTCCTCAGCCTTTGTTAAAGAAAGAGCTTCTGTTACAACTTGACATTTTAATAGATTGTTTCATTCTTAACAGGATAGTGCAAGTTCTGTTGGATCAGGAGAATTTACAGGGGTGAAGGAGCTGGATGATATTAGTCAAGAAATTGCCCAGCTGCAGAGGTAATAGTTGTGGACTGTTAACAAAGCCGTGGTGTAGAATAACTAAGTCTGTAGTACTGATGTGtcagtttattttctcttagtCATTTTGTCATTATTTGTTGCTGTAATTGGGGCTGAATTTCCTAGTGGTACCCTACAGGTCTATCAGGTGACTTCAGAAGATGGATGATGGGCACAGATGGCATTTTTCAAAGAATAATTGATACCTATGCACCTTTTCTCCTTTAAAGAATACATGAGAATACAGGCTGGCATTTTTATCTGGTGTTTCCAGAATAATATTTAATTGATTTTTGCGTGTGTGTTGTATTATTTAACTAATCACAAACGCATGTTCTTGTTTATCtgacagagaaaaatattctctGGAGCAAGACatcagggaaaaggaagaatcAATCAGACAGAAAACCAATGAAGTTCAGGTAAAAACCATTTCTCATCAATAGTTTCCATGTTAATCTAAGTAATATGTGGCAATTTAGCATTTTTTCTGTCATTCTATCATTCTTTCTCTCACTTTCTTTGTTGGGATTTTCCTCTAACTggcagaaaaaattattttactgttctccatcagaaatgttttcatCTGATGCTGGCTAGTATAAGCATAGTATATGTGAACAGTTTGAATGTCTTTTTTGTTAATGTTTAGCTAACATGTAATTTAGGAAATCAATGTTTAGAGAGTGTTGGTTTTGACAATTAGGATAACTCAATGCCATGTGCTCTGTGTCACAGtcccttttctttgttgtgAGCAGTGATTTATTTTCTGATGTCTTACACAAGTTCCTGCAGAAACAAAATAGGCCAATGCAAGGTGTAGCATATATGATAtagaaaatattctgaattttgCTAAGTTGTCTGTGGCTGATGCTTCCTTAAGACAACAGCTAAATATGAGTTACAAGTTGTGGAATTTTCTTCAGGAGCTGCAAAATGATTTAGATAGGGAAACAAGTAACTTGCAAGAGCTGGAGGCTCAAAAACAAGATGCCCAAGACCGCCTGGATGAGATGGACCAGCAGAAAGCCAAACTGAAAGATATGCTGAATGATGTAAGGCAGAAATGCCAGGAAGAAACACAGGTGGTAAGTGGATGTTAATTCTGGACCTGCTCAAGGGTAAAATGCCTTCTGTTGAGGgaaattctatttatttaatGAATAAACTTTCTTTTTACCATAAATAGCAATTTTTACACAAATACAGATGTCCAAGAAAGGATTTTGCTATTCTTAATACCTTCCCTAAAGGTCATAAAAGAAAAGTTGGACCCGATGATCTCCAGGGGTTCCTTTCTACAGGAATTGTTGTTCTGAGAATATATTAAACATTTATTCAGCCTAGTAGGGCAGTTGAAAATCAGTACTCCTAAGCCATGAGACAGTCCATGGCAGTGGTGCTGGTTTTGATCACTCTGAATGTCATCAGGATTCAGTTTTCAGGTGGATGCAATTGCCAATGGAAATAGGTTGTTACCTTAAGGTAGAAACTTCTGTGTAAGGAAGTCACAGAAGAAAGTGTATAAGGAAGATTATAAGCAACTCTGTAATTTTAACTCTTAAAATGAACATTAAACTAGTTGATAAATGTTTGAATGGGACCAAGTTCTGAAGGTGAACATCTAGGAAACAGCTTTACCTTTATAAGTAGTGGGATATTTCTCTGATTTAAAACAATATTGATAGGTTTTATTGAATGTGCTTTTATCAAGGATTTTGTGaaacagcagaagcagcatAACTTCATATTAAGttctaaatattttccttagtAGTTGATAGGTTGCTGTACCACTTTGTATTACTTACTGTAAATTCACCATTTAATAAGCCCCATTTATTCTGAATTTCACTCTGGTTTTTCTACTGTGTTGTTTCAGATTTCATCACTAAAAATGCAGATTCAGTCTCAGGAATCAGATTTAAAATTACAGGAAGATGACCTTAATAGAGCAAAAGCAGAGCTGAATCGCCTCCAGCAAGAAGAGACTCAGCTGGAGCAGAGTatccaggctggaaaagtgCAGCTTGAAACAATAATCAAATCTTTAAAATCGACCCAGGAAGAAATAAACCAGGTATTCACTGTGCTTTATACAATTTTTTGCTTCTTGAAATGagttgaaaaattatttttcagaggaggaaaaagtCCCGGTTCATGAAATAAGCCTTTTTGACTGGTGTTTAGTAGGTAAATTCCTGGTTTGAGTCAGGAAGCATTCAATTCCTGTGGGACTAAAATGCCACACTCAGGCCACCAGTGTTTAAGGAGAGTGTAAGAATGACAGACAGTGTTCTTGAGTGTGTAACATGCTAAagcatttttccttctcaggcAAGAAGTAAACTCTCTCAGCTGCAAGAGAGCCATCAGGAAATGAATAAGAGCATTGAAGAATACAATGAAGCTCTCAATGGGATTCATGGTGGGAGTCTGACAAATTTAGCAGACATGAGTGAAGGCCTTGGGCAGACAGAAAGAAGCAATTAT includes the following:
- the EPS15L1 gene encoding epidermal growth factor receptor substrate 15-like 1 isoform X3 produces the protein MAALIPLSQQFSTGNPIYETYYKQVDPTYTGRVGASEAALFLKKSGLSDIILGKIWDLADPEGKGYLDKQGFYVALRLVACAQNGHDVNLSSLNLTVPPPKFHDTSSPLLITPPSTETHWAVRVEEKAKFDGIFESLLPVNGLLSGDKVKPVLMNSKLPLDILGRVWDLSDIDKDGHLDKDEFAVAMHLVYRALEKESVPSQLPPSLIPPSKRKKTSVFPGAVPVLPASPPPKDSLRSTPSHGSATSLNSIGNLSPKHSIKPAQPAVNWVVPVSEKVRYDEIFLKTDTDMDGFVSGQEVKDIFMHSGLSQNLLAHIWSLADTRQMGKLSKDQFALAMYFIQQKVSKGIDPPQVLTPDMIPPSDRNTPIQTLSGYLTPVGTEISALTEMRRDSASSVGSGEFTGVKELDDISQEIAQLQREKYSLEQDIREKEESIRQKTNEVQELQNDLDRETSNLQELEAQKQDAQDRLDEMDQQKAKLKDMLNDVRQKCQEETQVISSLKMQIQSQESDLKLQEDDLNRAKAELNRLQQEETQLEQSIQAGKVQLETIIKSLKSTQEEINQARSKLSQLQESHQEMNKSIEEYNEALNGIHGGSLTNLADMSEGLGQTERSNYGAMDDPFKNKALMFTNNTQELHTDPFQSEDPFKSDPFKGADPFKGSDPFQHDPFAEQPPAPADPFGGDPFKESDPFRSTAPEDFFKKQPDPFESTDPFTSSSISSKGPDPFGTLDPFGSGAFSGGEGFADFSQMSKSVASDPFASSFGGAGFTDDPFKSKSDTPALPPKKNVPPRPKPPSGKSTPVSHLGSADFPKPHDPFQPFGADSSDLFQSKKGFGDPFSGKDPFAPSSSSKTSKDSSLGFADFSSFGNEEQQLAWAKRESEKAEQERLARLRRQEQEDLELAIALSKADMPNS
- the EPS15L1 gene encoding epidermal growth factor receptor substrate 15-like 1 isoform X4, whose protein sequence is MAALIPLSQQFSTGNPIYETYYKQVDPTYTGRVGASEAALFLKKSGLSDIILGKIWDLADPEGKGYLDKQGFYVALRLVACAQNGHDVNLSSLNLTVPPPKFHDTSSPLLITPPSTETHWAVRVEEKAKFDGIFESLLPVNGLLSGDKVKPVLMNSKLPLDILGRVWDLSDIDKDGHLDKDEFAVAMHLVYRALEKESVPSQLPPSLIPPSKRKKTSVFPGAVPVLPASPPPKDSLRSTPSHGSATSLNSIGNLSPKHSIKPAQPAVNWVVPVSEKVRYDEIFLKTDTDMDGFVSGQEVKDIFMHSGLSQNLLAHIWSLADTRQMGKLSKDQFALAMYFIQQKVSKGIDPPQVLTPDMIPPSDRNTPIQDSASSVGSGEFTGVKELDDISQEIAQLQREKYSLEQDIREKEESIRQKTNEVQELQNDLDRETSNLQELEAQKQDAQDRLDEMDQQKAKLKDMLNDVRQKCQEETQVISSLKMQIQSQESDLKLQEDDLNRAKAELNRLQQEETQLEQSIQAGKVQLETIIKSLKSTQEEINQARSKLSQLQESHQEMNKSIEEYNEALNGIHGGSLTNLADMSEGLGQTERSNYGAMDDPFKNKALMFTNNTQELHTDPFQSEDPFKSDPFKGADPFKGSDPFQHDPFAEQPPAPADPFGGDPFKESDPFRSTAPEDFFKKQVKSDPFTSDPFTKTPTLPSKPDPFESTDPFTSSSISSKGPDPFGTLDPFGSGAFSGGEGFADFSQMSKSVASDPFASSFGGAGFTDDPFKSKSDTPALPPKKNVPPRPKPPSGKSTPVSHLGSADFPKPHDPFQPFGADSSDLFQSKKGFGDPFSGKDPFAPSSSSKTSKDSSLGFADFSSFGNEEQQLAWAKRESEKAEQERLARLRRQEQEDLELAIALSKADMPNS